The following DNA comes from Candidatus Eremiobacteraceae bacterium.
CGCGAGCGCAGCTGCAGCGACCCGGTCTGCTGCTCGACAACGGAATGGTGTACATCGCCTTCGGCTCGCATGGCGACAGTCAGCCCTCGATCTCCCGCGGCTGGGTCTTCGCGTACGACGAGGTCTCGCTCGCGCAGACCGCGCTTTACACGACCGAACCGGATCCCGCGTCCGAATATCTCGCGACGATCTGGATGGCCGGCTTCGGCATCGCGGCCGACCCGAACGGAAATCTCTACGCCTCGACCGGCAATGGTGCGTTCGACGGCAACGTAGGCGGAGCGGATCTCGGCGACTCGGTGATCGAGTTGCGGCCCGACCTCACGCTTGCGAGCTGGTTCACGCCCGGTGCGATTCGTACCGAGCCTAAGAAGGATCTCGGCAGCGGCGGTGTCATGGTCATCCCGGATCAGCCTGGGACGACGATCCCGCGGCTTGCGGTCATGGCGGGAAAGACGAAGAACATCTATCTCATGAACCGTGACTCGCTCGGCGGGTACACGTCGTCGCTGCCCGACCACGTCACCCAAGTCGTGCGCGCCGGCGCGGGTACGGCGGACAAAGGCGTGCACGGTGGTCCGGCATACTTCGCGGGCCCGAACGGTCAATACGTCATCTTCGCCGGCAACCAGGACTTCTTGAAAGAATTCGCGCTCGTCACGACCCCGAACCCGCATCTCGTGCTCGCAGCCGAGTCGACGAACATCTTCCCGGGCGAGGGAGGCTCGATGCCCGTCGTGTCCTCGAACGGCACGCTGGCCGGCACGGCGATCATTTGGGCGACGACGCGGCCCGATGACATCACGCAGACACCTATAACACTCCGCGCATATGACGCTTCGAATCCGGCGGACATGCTCTTCGAAGCGCCGATCGGCTTCTGGCAGAACGCGAAGGGGAACCCCTACCTGACGCCGGCGGTCGCCAACGGCAAGGTCTTCGTCGGCGGGGCCTCGAGCGTCATCGCCTTCGGGCTCACTGGGCTGAAATGACCAATTTTCGGGTCGTGCCGGGGGACCCGGAGCGCACCGACGAACTCCGCTGCTGCGAAAGGATAGCGCCATGAAACTTCGTTGGGAACGACCGGATTTCGAGCACGTCACGCTCGGCGCGGAAGTCACCGCGTACATGGGGAGCACGAGACTCCCAGAGTGACCTGATGCATCTGCACGTGCTGGGCTCCGCCGCGGGTGGCGGGGTCCCGCAGTGGAACTGCGGATGCAAGAATTGCACGGCAGCCCGAGCGCATCGGCTGCCGCAGCGCACTCAGGCTTCGCTGGCCGCATCGGCGGACGGCAAAGCGTGGGTGCTTTTCAATGTCACGACGGATATCCGCGCGCAGCTCGCGGCAGATCCGTCAATCGCGCCGCGATCCGGGCGCGACACGCCGCTGTGCACGATCTTCCTCACCGACGCGAACGTCGACCACTGCGCGGGGGTGCTCGATTTCCGTCAGGCCGGTGAGCTTACGATATACTCGACCCGGGCGGTCCGCGACACGCTTTTGCGCAACGAGATCTTCGCACCGTTCGCGCGCGCCCCGCGG
Coding sequences within:
- the pqqA gene encoding pyrroloquinoline quinone precursor peptide PqqA — translated: MKLRWERPDFEHVTLGAEVTAYMGSTRLPE
- a CDS encoding PQQ-binding-like beta-propeller repeat protein, encoding MMNFAITLVLATALTGISFSNGAAAPHLFYARPSIAAKTPSHRISIGVLDQTSTAVYVRNAAPGSRIDVYANGTWIGSAIARGPVTRVPIRHTLAPRARVWAQIRTRASSMTVISNDGVQIDEPTFHYDSLRTGWDPYESTLTTGNVNPSTFGQLWSLHVDGNVYAQPLYLANLTMPDTTIHNVLYVATCNDTLYALDADTGATLWVDTFANPAHGIFAVPATNVSNHNVWPTIGIVGTPVIDRAANALFLVTDLKVVSGSTVTLEHQLHSIALDTGVENANSPVVISGETPMSGGGEATFSSRAQLQRPGLLLDNGMVYIAFGSHGDSQPSISRGWVFAYDEVSLAQTALYTTEPDPASEYLATIWMAGFGIAADPNGNLYASTGNGAFDGNVGGADLGDSVIELRPDLTLASWFTPGAIRTEPKKDLGSGGVMVIPDQPGTTIPRLAVMAGKTKNIYLMNRDSLGGYTSSLPDHVTQVVRAGAGTADKGVHGGPAYFAGPNGQYVIFAGNQDFLKEFALVTTPNPHLVLAAESTNIFPGEGGSMPVVSSNGTLAGTAIIWATTRPDDITQTPITLRAYDASNPADMLFEAPIGFWQNAKGNPYLTPAVANGKVFVGGASSVIAFGLTGLK